One genomic segment of Roseovarius carneus includes these proteins:
- a CDS encoding FAD:protein FMN transferase produces the protein MSKMSTDPTRYALHGPTMGTRWSAQFHADPSFDPESARGALQTAVDEVDAQMSTWKPDSDLMRLNAAPVGVWQAVPARLLDVLVLGRDVGRASGGAFDMGLGDAVAAWGFGADEADPTHIRAAMARRRVETALEIDVAGARVRKTADITLDLNGIAKGYGVDRLADTLVALGIPAALVGIDGEMRAVGLRPDGSPWTIAVEAPDPARRAPYSVLALQDAAVATSGDYRHWVEVQGRRLSHTMDPSRGAPLLAPPASVTVVAQTCAEADAWATALMVLGVDAGATLAEQRGLDVLFLVRDDQNGFHSKAVGRLFSEQPSEGISGLDR, from the coding sequence ATGTCGAAGATGTCTACTGATCCAACTCGCTACGCGCTGCATGGGCCAACAATGGGCACGCGCTGGTCAGCGCAGTTCCATGCAGACCCAAGCTTTGATCCGGAGTCCGCGCGCGGGGCGCTACAGACTGCAGTGGATGAAGTGGACGCACAGATGTCCACGTGGAAACCCGACAGCGACCTGATGCGCCTGAATGCGGCACCTGTCGGCGTATGGCAGGCGGTCCCAGCGCGGTTGCTGGATGTCTTGGTGCTCGGGCGCGATGTCGGGCGGGCCTCTGGCGGGGCGTTTGACATGGGGCTTGGTGATGCGGTGGCGGCTTGGGGTTTCGGCGCGGATGAAGCCGACCCTACGCACATCAGGGCTGCGATGGCGCGTCGTCGAGTTGAGACTGCGCTCGAGATTGATGTTGCTGGCGCCCGTGTCCGCAAGACCGCCGATATTACACTGGATTTGAACGGTATCGCCAAGGGATATGGGGTTGACCGTCTGGCTGATACGTTGGTTGCGCTCGGTATTCCGGCGGCTCTGGTCGGGATCGACGGTGAAATGCGCGCGGTGGGGTTGCGGCCTGATGGCTCGCCATGGACCATCGCCGTCGAAGCACCTGACCCTGCGCGCCGCGCGCCGTATTCGGTGCTTGCATTACAAGACGCCGCCGTCGCCACGTCGGGCGATTACCGCCATTGGGTCGAAGTGCAGGGCCGCCGGCTGTCGCATACCATGGACCCTTCACGAGGTGCGCCGCTCCTTGCGCCGCCCGCCTCGGTGACCGTGGTCGCGCAGACCTGTGCCGAAGCCGATGCATGGGCCACTGCGCTGATGGTTCTTGGGGTTGATGCAGGGGCGACGCTAGCCGAGCAACGTGGACTGGATGTGCTGTTTCTGGTGCGCGATGACCAGAACGGCTTTCACAGCAAAGCCGTTGGTCGCCTGTTTTCGGAACAGCCGTCAGAGGGCATTTCGGGACTTGATCGATAG
- a CDS encoding VIT1/CCC1 transporter family protein: MSRLTHSETHMVHRIGWLRAAVLGANDGLVSTASLVVGVAAAGSGRPEILIAGLAGLVAGAMSMAAGEYVSVSSQTDAEQADIARETKELAETPEAELEELTGIYVARGLDETLARQVAVQLTKKDALGAHVRDELGISETVVAHPIQAALVSAATFSFGAVVPLIMAALSPTAQITSVVAVTTLVALAVLGGLGASAGGAGIIKGAVRVTFWGALAMAATAIVGTVFGVAAG, translated from the coding sequence ATGAGCCGCTTGACACACTCGGAAACCCATATGGTGCATCGGATCGGCTGGCTGCGGGCCGCGGTCCTTGGTGCAAATGACGGCCTTGTCTCGACGGCGAGCCTCGTGGTCGGCGTGGCCGCTGCGGGGTCGGGACGCCCCGAGATTCTGATCGCTGGACTTGCGGGGCTTGTAGCGGGTGCCATGTCCATGGCGGCAGGTGAATATGTCTCGGTCAGTTCGCAAACCGATGCGGAGCAGGCAGATATCGCGCGCGAAACCAAGGAGTTGGCGGAAACGCCTGAGGCTGAGTTGGAGGAATTGACCGGGATATATGTTGCGCGCGGGCTGGATGAAACGCTCGCACGCCAGGTTGCTGTTCAACTGACCAAGAAGGATGCATTGGGCGCGCATGTGCGCGATGAGCTTGGGATATCAGAGACAGTCGTAGCGCATCCCATTCAAGCAGCCCTTGTTTCTGCGGCTACCTTCAGCTTTGGCGCGGTTGTGCCCCTGATCATGGCCGCGCTGTCGCCAACGGCACAGATCACTTCGGTCGTCGCTGTGACAACTCTTGTTGCGTTGGCCGTTCTGGGTGGGCTTGGCGCATCTGCTGGAGGAGCTGGGATCATCAAGGGGGCCGTACGCGTGACATTCTGGGGGGCGCTTGCCATGGCCGCGACTGCTATTGTGGGTACGGTTTTCGGGGTTGCAGCTGGCTAA
- a CDS encoding GNAT family N-acetyltransferase has product MLTILCIAAKVRYHSVVRKNWENLITLRVYQSEDRTWVEESNVRFYRAVHNFDATFAVAVNSALDLLERQKSLVDSLYLVAEAEKQPVGCIFLCAETPAAGRIRLFYLEEEYRGRGIGLRLLRTVVSAAKDMKLKTVRVSTFDRHPEACRLYETFGFESVKTAPSTDFSQVMKQVDYELLLGGSDL; this is encoded by the coding sequence TTGTTGACCATTCTCTGTATCGCAGCCAAAGTTCGCTATCACAGCGTGGTCAGAAAAAACTGGGAAAACTTGATTACATTGCGCGTATATCAAAGCGAAGACCGCACGTGGGTTGAGGAAAGCAACGTGCGCTTCTATCGAGCGGTTCATAATTTTGATGCCACCTTCGCTGTTGCTGTGAACTCGGCACTGGATTTGCTGGAACGCCAGAAATCACTGGTTGACAGCCTCTATTTGGTGGCCGAGGCAGAGAAGCAGCCTGTAGGCTGCATATTCCTCTGCGCTGAAACGCCCGCAGCGGGGCGGATACGCTTGTTCTATCTTGAAGAGGAATATCGAGGTCGGGGTATTGGATTGCGGCTCTTGCGCACCGTCGTTTCCGCAGCCAAAGATATGAAGTTAAAGACAGTCCGTGTTTCGACTTTTGACCGACACCCGGAAGCTTGTCGACTGTACGAAACCTTCGGATTTGAATCTGTCAAAACCGCCCCATCAACAGATTTCAGCCAAGTCATGAAACAAGTGGATTATGAACTGCTACTTGGCGGTAGCGACCTATAA
- the fosX gene encoding FosX/FosE/FosI family fosfomycin resistance hydrolase — MIEGLSHMTFIVSDLDKMEEMLTQVLDARKIYDSGDKTFSLSKERFFEVGGLWIATMVGDPLEARTYNHVAFKMAPEEYEDRLQRIRALGLDVKEGRSRVEGEGHSIYFYDHDNHMFELHSGTLEERLERYRSLPPSSSS; from the coding sequence ATGATCGAGGGTTTGAGCCACATGACCTTCATCGTCAGCGACTTGGACAAGATGGAAGAGATGCTGACGCAGGTTTTGGACGCTAGAAAAATCTACGATAGCGGAGATAAAACGTTCTCTTTGTCAAAAGAACGCTTTTTCGAAGTCGGGGGACTATGGATTGCCACGATGGTAGGCGATCCACTCGAAGCACGAACCTACAATCATGTCGCTTTCAAGATGGCGCCTGAAGAGTATGAAGATCGGTTACAGCGTATCCGGGCACTTGGGTTGGACGTGAAGGAAGGCAGATCACGGGTCGAAGGCGAAGGACATTCGATATATTTCTACGACCACGATAACCATATGTTCGAATTGCACAGCGGCACGCTTGAAGAACGCTTGGAGCGTTATAGGTCGCTACCGCCAAGTAGCAGTTCATAA